A genomic region of bacterium contains the following coding sequences:
- the gmhB gene encoding D-glycero-beta-D-manno-heptose 1,7-bisphosphate 7-phosphatase — protein MTDNRYSHRAVFLDRDGTINTEVDYLKSVKDLRLIENTAKAIRILNQNKIKVIIVTNQSGIGRGLFSIDDLDNVHNELKRRLRRNGAYIDAIYYCPHHPDEECSCRKPKKGMFKLAAKDFDLKLNKCYIIGDKLTDIKVAHNISAMGILVRTGYGKLEQNKLRKAGIVPAHIAEDLYDAVKWIIRNINREKNE, from the coding sequence GTGACTGACAATAGATATTCACATAGAGCAGTTTTTTTAGATAGAGACGGAACAATTAATACAGAGGTTGATTATTTAAAGAGTGTGAAGGATTTAAGGCTCATCGAAAATACTGCAAAAGCTATCCGGATTTTAAATCAGAATAAGATTAAAGTTATTATTGTTACCAACCAGTCAGGCATTGGCCGAGGTCTATTCTCTATAGACGATTTAGATAATGTGCATAATGAATTAAAGAGAAGATTGCGTAGGAATGGTGCTTATATAGACGCAATATACTATTGCCCACACCATCCTGATGAGGAATGCTCTTGTAGAAAACCTAAAAAGGGGATGTTCAAACTGGCTGCAAAGGATTTTGATTTAAAACTCAATAAATGTTATATTATAGGAGATAAATTAACAGATATTAAAGTTGCCCATAATATATCTGCAATGGGAATACTGGTTAGAACAGGTTATGGAAAACTAGAGCAAAATAAGCTAAGGAAGGCGGGTATTGTGCCTGCCCATATTGCAGAAGATTTATATGATGCTGTAAAATGGATAATAAGAAATATAAACAGAGAAAAAAATGAGTGA
- a CDS encoding RtcB family protein, giving the protein MEWVNSNYRLPIKSWCRDIEEEAMTQAGNLSEHPRTFHHVALMPDCHVGYGMPIGGVIACSDAVIPNAVGVDIGCGMCAVKTTYNTSEVSERAVKDIIYKLRSIIPVGFLHHKKGQSWPGFNQAPDIPVIRRELESAKRQLGTLGGGNHFIEIQSGSDGFIWLMLHSGSRNFGYKVAKEYNAVAQRICNREHFNGQKDLSFLSIGTRGAEEYIEAMKYALAFAQENRRLMMAHFKAAAREILHCGFDEEINIHHNFAAMETHFGRSVWIHRKGATQAKKGQMGIIPGSMGTTSYIVRGLGNSESFMSCSHGAGRCMSRTKFNRIHSVEECNKAMHGIVYAQWSKDRRDNIDLSEAPQAYKDIDAVIESQSDLVEVIVKLRPLGVIKG; this is encoded by the coding sequence ATGGAATGGGTAAATTCTAATTACAGGCTTCCAATCAAATCGTGGTGCAGGGATATTGAAGAAGAGGCAATGACTCAAGCGGGGAATCTTTCGGAGCATCCCCGAACTTTTCATCATGTTGCCTTAATGCCGGACTGCCATGTTGGATATGGTATGCCTATCGGAGGTGTGATTGCTTGCAGCGATGCTGTTATTCCAAACGCTGTTGGAGTTGATATTGGCTGCGGTATGTGTGCTGTTAAGACTACATATAATACTTCTGAAGTTTCAGAGCGAGCAGTAAAAGACATTATTTATAAGCTGAGAAGTATAATCCCTGTTGGCTTTTTGCATCACAAAAAAGGGCAAAGCTGGCCGGGTTTTAATCAAGCTCCGGATATTCCCGTTATTCGGAGAGAATTGGAATCCGCAAAAAGACAGCTCGGGACTCTTGGTGGAGGTAACCACTTCATAGAGATTCAATCCGGTTCTGATGGATTTATCTGGCTGATGCTTCATTCCGGCAGTAGAAATTTTGGCTACAAGGTAGCAAAAGAGTATAATGCAGTTGCTCAGAGGATTTGCAATAGAGAACATTTTAATGGGCAGAAGGATCTTTCATTTCTGTCTATTGGCACAAGGGGAGCTGAAGAATACATTGAGGCTATGAAATACGCCCTTGCATTTGCGCAGGAAAACCGAAGATTAATGATGGCGCATTTTAAAGCGGCGGCCAGGGAGATTCTTCATTGCGGGTTTGACGAGGAAATAAATATCCATCATAATTTCGCAGCTATGGAAACTCATTTTGGAAGAAGTGTGTGGATTCACAGAAAAGGCGCTACTCAGGCGAAAAAAGGACAGATGGGAATCATCCCGGGCTCTATGGGAACGACATCGTACATTGTAAGAGGATTGGGCAATTCTGAAAGTTTTATGTCATGTTCGCATGGAGCAGGTCGGTGTATGAGCAGGACAAAGTTTAATAGAATTCACTCTGTTGAAGAATGCAATAAGGCTATGCATGGTATTGTTTACGCTCAGTGGAGCAAAGACAGAAGGGACAATATTGATTTGAGCGAAGCGCCGCAGGCATATAAGGATATTGACGCAGTTATTGAAAGTCAAAGTGATTTGGTTGAGGTTATTGTTAAGCTCAGACCATTGGGAGTAATAAAGGGGTGA
- a CDS encoding acylphosphatase yields MIRLRANFSGTVQGVGFRFTARRIAEQYEVTGFVKNLPNGRVEVVAEGDREVVENFIDSICSSLRDYIRNVEKHWEPATEEYKEFEIRF; encoded by the coding sequence GTGATACGCTTGCGTGCAAATTTTTCAGGGACAGTTCAGGGAGTAGGATTTAGATTTACTGCAAGAAGAATTGCCGAGCAGTATGAAGTTACAGGTTTTGTCAAAAATCTTCCAAACGGGCGGGTAGAAGTAGTGGCAGAAGGCGATAGAGAAGTCGTTGAAAACTTCATAGACTCTATATGCAGCAGTCTTCGTGATTATATAAGGAATGTTGAAAAGCATTGGGAGCCTGCAACAGAAGAATATAAAGAATTTGAAATTAGATTTTAG
- the recO gene encoding DNA repair protein RecO, whose product MNIQTTEAVVLRSTNFAESSKIVTFYSPQFGKIKGIAKGARSAKNKFGSSLEIFSHVTLVFYQKKTDIQLVSQCDLKNAFLNIRNDIVKIAYASYFIELINKTTEGAQECEQIFSLLLNALITLETTNVEPKVLTHFFEIKLLKMLGCIPVFDRCVNCGAKILNARFSLSLGGVLNRECWGADESALRVSLGTILTVQHLQSSDFSDISRLKLSKLSSKELKLMLESYIKYTLVRSLKSLDFLEQIISI is encoded by the coding sequence ATGAATATCCAAACTACAGAGGCAGTCGTTCTTAGAAGTACAAATTTTGCAGAATCCAGCAAAATCGTTACATTCTATTCTCCTCAATTTGGCAAGATAAAAGGCATTGCAAAGGGTGCTAGAAGCGCAAAAAACAAGTTCGGCAGCAGCTTGGAGATATTTAGTCACGTTACTTTGGTCTTTTATCAGAAGAAAACAGATATTCAGCTTGTTAGCCAATGTGATCTGAAAAATGCATTTTTAAATATACGTAATGATATAGTTAAAATAGCTTATGCATCATATTTTATAGAACTTATAAATAAAACTACTGAAGGGGCTCAAGAGTGCGAGCAGATTTTCAGCTTACTTCTTAATGCCTTAATTACATTAGAAACTACTAATGTGGAACCAAAAGTTCTCACGCACTTTTTTGAAATCAAGCTTTTAAAAATGCTTGGATGTATACCTGTTTTTGATAGGTGTGTGAATTGTGGAGCAAAGATACTCAATGCAAGATTCAGTCTAAGTCTCGGGGGCGTTCTTAATAGGGAATGCTGGGGAGCAGATGAAAGTGCTCTTCGGGTATCTCTAGGCACTATACTGACTGTACAGCATTTGCAATCATCAGACTTCTCAGACATTTCCCGTTTAAAACTCAGTAAATTATCTAGTAAAGAGCTTAAACTAATGCTAGAATCCTATATAAAATATACATTGGTTAGAAGTCTGAAATCTTTGGATTTTCTGGAACAAATTATAAGCATATGA
- a CDS encoding glycine--tRNA ligase subunit alpha — MTFQEIISALTEYWAKQGCVIAEPYDLEVGAGTFSPYTFLRVLDKKPWKTAYVQPSRRPTDGRYGENPNRLGRFYQYQVILKPSPDNVQDLYLDSIKELGINLSKHDIRFVEDDWESPTLGATGLGWEVWLDGMEITQFTYFQQVGGIELAPISVELTYGLERIAMYLQGKNNVFDIQWTNGFKYGDVYKDNEREFSIYNFEKADTKMQFKLFNMYEKEAKRLIEEELVLPAYDYTLKCSHVFNILDARGVIGVAERAEFIQRVRKLACMCAKIYLERE, encoded by the coding sequence ATGACATTTCAAGAAATCATATCAGCACTTACTGAATATTGGGCGAAACAGGGTTGTGTAATTGCCGAACCCTATGATCTTGAGGTTGGAGCAGGGACTTTCAGTCCTTATACTTTCTTAAGAGTGCTTGATAAAAAGCCGTGGAAGACTGCCTATGTTCAGCCGTCAAGAAGACCGACAGACGGCAGGTATGGAGAAAACCCAAACAGACTTGGCCGCTTTTATCAATACCAGGTAATACTAAAACCTTCTCCTGATAATGTGCAGGACCTATATCTGGATAGCATAAAAGAGCTGGGGATAAATCTCTCCAAACACGATATAAGGTTTGTTGAAGATGACTGGGAATCTCCCACACTTGGAGCGACAGGACTTGGCTGGGAAGTTTGGCTTGACGGCATGGAGATAACTCAGTTTACGTATTTTCAGCAGGTTGGAGGAATTGAATTAGCTCCTATATCAGTTGAGCTAACTTATGGTCTGGAGCGGATCGCAATGTATCTTCAGGGGAAAAACAATGTGTTTGATATCCAGTGGACAAATGGGTTTAAATATGGAGATGTTTACAAGGACAATGAAAGAGAATTTTCTATATATAATTTTGAGAAGGCTGATACAAAAATGCAGTTTAAACTCTTCAATATGTATGAAAAAGAAGCAAAAAGATTGATAGAGGAAGAACTAGTTCTTCCAGCATACGATTATACATTGAAATGTTCTCATGTCTTTAATATTCTGGATGCAAGAGGAGTAATTGGTGTGGCAGAAAGGGCAGAATTTATACAAAGAGTGAGAAAGCTGGCTTGTATGTGCGCAAAGATATATCTGGAAAGAGAATGA
- a CDS encoding bifunctional hydroxymethylpyrimidine kinase/phosphomethylpyrimidine kinase yields the protein MSDLAGITKKFSGKRVLSIGDMICDEYVYGEVSRISREAPVLILKFDSNMFKVGGAANAISNLKALGARVYPVGVIGNDNAGKEVISFLGKMRVDTDGIIIDKSCSTITKTRIMAGSYHTAKQQVIRIDKEKNFRISSISETKMLTYLDEVLDTMDAVLISDYGYKTISKAVYSVISKYAREKKLVLVVDSRYGLLNYKCATAVTPNETEVEDVFHYSINGEKSLCNIAERLKSEIECENAIITRGSKGMMVLDKHSKSTFIPIHGSTDVVDVTGAGDTVSAVVTLALSAGASAIEAARLANYAGSIVVMKTGAATATQKELVEVVKHAKKS from the coding sequence ATGAGTGATTTAGCAGGTATTACTAAAAAGTTCAGCGGTAAAAGAGTACTTAGCATTGGGGATATGATATGTGACGAATATGTATATGGGGAGGTCTCCCGCATATCAAGGGAAGCGCCTGTATTGATTTTAAAGTTTGATTCAAACATGTTCAAGGTGGGAGGAGCAGCAAATGCGATATCAAACCTAAAAGCGTTAGGTGCAAGAGTATATCCCGTTGGTGTGATAGGGAATGATAATGCTGGGAAAGAGGTCATTTCCTTTCTCGGGAAAATGAGGGTGGACACAGACGGAATTATTATTGATAAATCCTGTTCAACCATTACAAAAACACGGATTATGGCAGGTAGTTACCATACAGCAAAGCAGCAGGTTATACGAATAGATAAAGAAAAGAATTTTCGCATAAGTTCAATTAGCGAAACAAAAATGCTTACTTATCTTGACGAAGTACTAGATACTATGGATGCTGTACTTATTTCAGATTATGGATATAAGACTATCTCGAAAGCGGTGTATTCTGTAATATCTAAGTATGCAAGAGAGAAGAAACTTGTTCTGGTTGTTGATTCCAGATATGGATTACTCAATTATAAGTGCGCAACAGCAGTAACACCGAATGAGACAGAGGTTGAAGATGTTTTTCATTACAGCATTAATGGAGAAAAATCCCTGTGCAACATAGCAGAGAGGCTTAAATCCGAGATAGAGTGCGAGAATGCAATCATAACGCGCGGTAGTAAAGGCATGATGGTATTAGACAAACACAGTAAAAGTACATTTATCCCAATACACGGAAGTACAGACGTGGTTGATGTTACTGGCGCAGGGGATACGGTTTCTGCTGTAGTAACTCTGGCTCTTTCAGCAGGAGCAAGTGCAATTGAGGCTGCAAGACTGGCAAACTATGCGGGCAGTATTGTTGTTATGAAGACCGGTGCAGCTACAGCCACACAAAAAGAGCTGGTTGAGGTTGTAAAACACGCAAAAAAATCATGA
- a CDS encoding adenylyltransferase/cytidyltransferase family protein — translation MKVCSLNNLPNLVKKLKKDNKRIIFANGCFDILHVGHTRYLEQAKSLGDILIVGINDDESESQLKGHGRPIMPEEDRIEIVAALECVNYVVLFSDLTVENLLRIIKPAIHAKGTDYTAETVPERNIVLSYGGQIAITGDRKNHSTTDIIKKIQQQL, via the coding sequence ATGAAGGTTTGCAGTCTAAATAACCTTCCTAATCTGGTAAAAAAACTTAAAAAAGATAATAAAAGAATAATTTTTGCAAATGGCTGTTTTGATATTCTTCATGTAGGGCATACCAGATATCTTGAGCAGGCAAAGTCTTTGGGCGATATATTAATTGTAGGGATCAATGATGATGAATCTGAATCGCAGTTGAAAGGGCATGGCAGACCAATTATGCCGGAGGAAGATAGAATAGAGATTGTAGCAGCTTTAGAATGCGTGAATTATGTAGTGCTTTTTTCAGACCTTACTGTAGAAAATTTGTTAAGAATTATAAAACCAGCAATACATGCAAAAGGAACAGATTACACAGCTGAGACTGTTCCAGAACGAAATATTGTTCTTTCCTATGGTGGACAGATTGCAATAACTGGAGATAGAAAAAATCATTCAACAACCGATATAATAAAAAAAATACAACAGCAGTTATAA
- the glyS gene encoding glycine--tRNA ligase subunit beta — translation MKNLLFEIGVEELPASYVSSARDDIVRIASEMLGEAGLKFSEPHCLGTPRRLVLFIKDISEKQDDKEITVQGPPYDKAFDNDNKPMPAAIGFAKKLGLQVGELEIVETKSGKYIFAKKIEKGKPTNELLKELLPNLIKSIPFPKTMRWDNSGVKFARPIRWLGCLYGDEVIPVKFGKLEAGNITYGHRFLAPDVIKIKSADIDEYKKSLNHAFVIVDQDERKKKIEEDLNKILKKYNPAFFVPPDEELLEIVTDLVEYPNVLKGTFPEEFLKVPDIVLEAAMKSHQKYFPVIKGKQLELTNKFVFVSNMKGNEEQIIEGNERVLNARLADAKFFWDEDKKTSLEERAKQIMEARNAHQFGTLPKRIRAIERLAKVVNKNVRVDSKTLKKVCELCKADLGTHMVEDFPELQGEIGGEYAREGNVSEEVSSGIACHYYPRFAEDKLPNTKAGSVVSISDKMNAIVSHIIENENAITGSGDKFALRRQAIGILRIILEREYDIDLENIIGECIKLYKISEDKHEKVFRLVVDFFKQRLKNHLISWHFYRYDFVDAVLNTHGFKPVEKDKILYALSKPSKNDFESITTSFKRISNILKQARERGIEFIYFNKRKLVEPEEKTLAEKFLDISKNVNKLIKKKEYTNAFSQIISLRKPLDDFFDKVMVMDENHALRNNRLAFLQEIESMFSQLANFSYVVTEKNK, via the coding sequence ATGAAAAATTTATTATTTGAGATAGGAGTGGAGGAATTACCTGCTTCATATGTTAGTTCAGCGAGAGATGATATTGTGAGAATTGCCTCTGAGATGTTAGGAGAAGCAGGTCTAAAATTTTCAGAACCACACTGCTTAGGCACTCCCAGAAGACTTGTTCTTTTTATTAAAGATATAAGCGAAAAGCAGGACGATAAGGAGATAACGGTTCAGGGTCCGCCGTATGATAAGGCATTTGATAATGATAATAAACCGATGCCAGCCGCAATTGGTTTTGCTAAAAAACTTGGTCTTCAAGTTGGTGAGCTAGAAATAGTAGAAACTAAATCAGGAAAATATATTTTTGCAAAGAAAATTGAGAAGGGGAAACCAACTAATGAACTGCTCAAGGAGCTGCTTCCAAACCTGATAAAAAGTATACCCTTTCCAAAGACTATGAGATGGGATAATTCTGGTGTCAAATTTGCGCGACCAATAAGGTGGTTAGGGTGTTTGTATGGGGATGAAGTGATTCCTGTTAAATTCGGAAAACTTGAGGCAGGCAATATAACTTATGGACATCGTTTTCTTGCCCCAGACGTAATAAAAATCAAGAGCGCAGACATTGACGAATATAAAAAAAGTTTGAATCATGCTTTTGTTATCGTTGATCAGGATGAAAGAAAGAAGAAAATAGAAGAAGATTTAAACAAAATACTAAAGAAATATAATCCTGCTTTTTTTGTGCCACCTGATGAAGAGCTTTTGGAAATAGTAACTGATCTGGTTGAATATCCAAATGTTCTGAAAGGCACTTTTCCTGAAGAGTTCTTAAAGGTTCCTGATATTGTGCTTGAGGCGGCAATGAAATCTCATCAAAAATATTTCCCTGTTATTAAGGGAAAACAACTTGAACTTACTAACAAGTTTGTTTTTGTCTCTAATATGAAAGGCAATGAAGAACAAATCATAGAGGGGAATGAGAGAGTGCTTAACGCAAGACTTGCCGATGCTAAATTCTTCTGGGATGAGGATAAAAAAACAAGTTTGGAAGAACGCGCAAAACAGATAATGGAGGCAAGAAATGCGCATCAGTTCGGAACGCTGCCTAAAAGAATCAGAGCAATAGAAAGATTAGCAAAGGTGGTAAATAAGAATGTACGCGTAGATTCAAAAACACTTAAGAAAGTATGTGAATTATGCAAAGCTGATCTGGGAACTCATATGGTTGAGGATTTTCCTGAACTTCAAGGGGAAATAGGCGGAGAATATGCAAGAGAGGGCAATGTCTCTGAAGAAGTTAGTTCAGGCATAGCTTGTCATTATTATCCAAGATTTGCAGAGGATAAACTTCCGAACACAAAGGCAGGAAGTGTGGTTTCTATCTCCGATAAAATGAATGCGATTGTGTCTCATATTATTGAGAATGAGAACGCAATAACCGGTTCAGGCGATAAATTCGCATTAAGAAGGCAGGCAATAGGAATTCTTAGAATAATTCTTGAAAGAGAATATGACATTGATCTGGAGAATATAATCGGCGAGTGTATAAAACTTTATAAAATCAGTGAAGATAAGCATGAGAAGGTTTTTCGCCTGGTCGTTGATTTCTTCAAACAAAGATTAAAAAATCATCTTATAAGTTGGCATTTTTACAGATATGATTTTGTTGATGCTGTGCTTAATACTCATGGTTTTAAACCGGTAGAAAAAGATAAAATCCTGTACGCACTTTCTAAACCAAGTAAAAATGATTTTGAATCAATAACAACCTCTTTCAAGCGTATTTCCAATATTCTGAAACAGGCAAGAGAAAGGGGAATAGAGTTTATTTATTTTAACAAGAGAAAACTTGTTGAGCCTGAAGAAAAGACACTTGCTGAAAAGTTTTTAGATATCAGTAAAAACGTAAACAAATTAATAAAGAAAAAAGAGTATACTAATGCATTTAGTCAGATTATAAGTCTGAGAAAACCTTTAGATGATTTTTTTGACAAGGTTATGGTAATGGATGAAAATCATGCCTTGAGAAACAACCGCCTTGCATTCCTGCAGGAAATAGAGAGCATGTTTTCACAGCTTGCCAATTTCTCGTATGTCGTAACAGAAAAAAACAAGTAG